The following coding sequences are from one Saccopteryx bilineata isolate mSacBil1 chromosome 3, mSacBil1_pri_phased_curated, whole genome shotgun sequence window:
- the DYNLT4 gene encoding dynein light chain Tctex-type 4, with the protein MAGRPVPPGRQEEETAKDSGLKLSPLRPPGHLTSIDEDRPAGLGPASRRGSMLGLALSFSRRNSLVGPGMGPGGRRPSLGPVPPLGSRVSFSGLPLAPPRQMAPSYRTEPAPGERWEATRAQRALEEALAAGLQDTCYSGTKAGPLARTVCELVHTRLRELSLPRYKLVCSVVLGPNAGQGVHVVSRTLWDVANDGLASATFTNASLFAVAIVHGLYYE; encoded by the coding sequence ATGGCTGGCAGGCCTGTGCCCCCGGGACGCCAGGAGGAGGAAACTGCCAAAGACTCCGGGTTGAAACTATCACCGTTGCGGCCTCCAGGCCACTTGACCAGCATTGATGAGGACCGGCCGGCAGGTCTGGGCCCAGCCTCCCGCCGTGGCTCCATGctgggcctggccctgtcctTTTCCCGTCGCAATTCGCTGGTTGGACCAGGTATGGGTCCTGGGGGCCGACGTCCATCCTTGGGCCCAGTGCCTCCATTAGGCTCTCGGGTCAGCTTCTCTGGATTGCCCCTGGCACCTCCTCGGCAGATGGCGCCCTCATATCGCACTGAGCCGGCACCCGGGGAGCGCTGGGAGGCCACGCGAGCACAACGTGCCCTGGAGGAGGCACTGGCTGCTGGACTGCAGGACACATGCTACTCTGGCACCAAAGCGGGGCCGCTGGCGCGCACTGTGTGCGAACTGGTACACACACGCCTGCGAGAGCTCAGCCTGCCACGCTATAAGTTAGTGTGCAGTGTGGTGCTGGGGCCAAATGCCGGCCAGGGTGTGCACGTGGTCAGCCGCACACTCTGGGATGTGGCCAATGATGGTCTGGCCTCCGCCACCTTCACCAATGCCTCGCTCTTTGCAGTGGCCATAGTCCACGGGCTGTACTACGAGTAA